In one Ignavibacteriales bacterium genomic region, the following are encoded:
- a CDS encoding KH domain-containing protein, with product MKEFIEFIAKHLVDNPDAVTIEEKSGEDKKFIYSLRVSPEDVGKVIGRQGKTAQAMRTLLTAVAAKDHKRAILEILD from the coding sequence ATGAAGGAGTTCATCGAATTTATCGCTAAGCATCTTGTGGATAACCCCGATGCCGTTACTATTGAGGAAAAAAGTGGTGAAGACAAAAAATTCATCTATTCTTTAAGAGTAAGCCCCGAGGATGTTGGTAAAGTGATCGGCAGACAAGGTAAGACGGCTCAAGCTATGAGAACCTTATTAACTGCTGTTGCAGCCAAAGATCACAAGAGAGCGATCCTTGAAATCTTAGACTAA